The DNA segment CGGCCAAATTCCACTGGTCTTGGTCGAGTCTTATaaggtctcggccaagtcttatAGGGTCTCGACCTCTCGGCCtttcggccaagtcttctaaggtctcgaccTCGCCCATACCAGgacaataaaatattatgctttttaataaaattaatattaatatttttaaaaataataatatattttgattgtCAAATGAATAGGATATTATCTAAAAATATCAACATATTATGTGTATCAAATATGTGCTTATAATAAAAAGTACtgatattttaatattctttaaCGAAAATATGCATTAGATAACttaaagtaatatttaataacgtttactttactttttaattttaatatagattatgtaatcttttAAAAGATCGTGGAAGTATTACTTTGctctaataaataaataatgaattcAAAAGACGATGTTAGAGACCATAAATGAGATTCGCTGGTCGCATTTGTTGAATACTTAGGATTTGAGAAACCAGAGACATACTTAACCTCTCTGTTTCTCTGGTTTGAACGACAACAAAAGAAGCCATGAAAGTGGTAGAGGTGTTCAACGTAGCTCCAACTTCAGAATCAAATGAGTTACCAGCTCAAACAACACTTCCCCTCACCTTCTTTGACATATTATGGCTAAGGTTGCCTCCTGTTCAACGCATCTTCTTCTATGAATTTCCTCATCCAACTCCTCTCTTCTTTGATACCCTTCTTCCCAAACTCAAacactctctctctcttgcGCTTGCCCACTTTTTCCCTCTTGCTGGACATCTCACTTGGCCCCTTCACTCCCAAAACCCCATCATCACTTACAAAACCGGTGACAACGTTTCCCTAACTGTAGCTGAATCTCACGCTGATTTCAACCATCTAGCAGGCACGGATCTTTCTGAGGCTAGAGAAATCCACCACCTTCTACCCCACTTGACCATATCCCATGATGAAGCAAATGTTTTAGCCTTGCAAGTCACTCTATTTCCAAACTCTGGATTTTCCATAGGAGTAACCTCACACCATGCTGTTCTAGATGGCAAGACTTCAACATCGTTTATCAAATCCTGGGCTTATCTTTGTAGAGAACAACAGCAATCACCCTTTTCTCTACCACCCGAACTCTCTCCATTTTATGACAGGAAAGTAGTCCAAGACCCCAATCATTTAGAACAAAAATATCTCAGTGATTGGTTAAAACAGGATGGACCCAACAACAGAAGCCTCCTAGTTTGGGATCTGCAGGTCCCAGAAGATGCAACAAGAGGCGTGTTTCATCTCTCTCGTTCAGATCTTGAAAAGCTGAAGCAGATTGTGGTGTCCAAGAAGAAAGGAAACAGCAGCAACCTTCGGTTGTCAACGTTTGTGTTATCCGTTGGTTATGCTTGGGTTTGCAGGGTGAGAGCAGaggaaacaaaaaacaaaacgGTGATGCTGGCTTTGAACGTTGACTGCAGGGCGCGTTTGGAGCCAGCAGTTCCCGAAACGTATTTTGGGAACTGTGTAGGGGGGAGGTTTGCAATTGCTGAAACAAGCGAGATATTGGGAGAGGAAGGACTGATTGTGGCAGTGGATGCAGTGAATGAGGGTTTGGAAAGTCTGAAGGAGGGAGCGCTGAGTGGAGCAGAAAGTTGGACAAGGTTGTTGCTTGAAGGTATGAAAGGTGATGTGAAGATGATTGGCATTGCTGGGTCACCAAGGTTTGATGCTTACAGTAATGACTTTGGTTGGGGAAGACCAAAGAAGGTTGAGATGGCTTCCATAGACAAAACTGGGGCATTTTGTTTATCAGATAGCAGAAGTGGTGATGGTGTTGAGATAGGGTTTGTGTCCACCAAAGAAGCAATGTTCACTTTTGGGTCTCTCCTTCTCGATTCCCTTCAATCTTGACTTTTCTCTTCTCTCAACAATAAAACTGGAGGCAAAGCAAGATAAGAATTGtgttttattttgcttttaagACCTTACATATGAATTATGTTTATCTTATTGAGACAAAACACAATGAATGTTCATgtatgtttaatatattataagttTAAGTTTTCTTAACGAGTGAAATTAActaaatgtgattttttttcatgatgaggttatttttattttttttatcaaaatggagttcgtttaaaaaaaattacaaatttaggcaagtcgtgccaattcggcacgacttcatatgcaaaAATCattccaattaggcacgacttctgccatgtcatattgaagtcgtgtcaacttgacacgacttctgccttgtcatacagaagtcgtgtcaagttggcggaagtcgtgtcaagttggcacgacttctgccacatcatattttatttttattttttttattttattgtttatatattggatagtaagttatgtaatgttaaaaattaatttgatacataattttctaagagtgttagttttaaggaacaaaaaattggataatcgtgtatggatcatgtttgacgtaatacaataacttgattatttgattaattaaaaaatgaagaaaattgttattgaatttggaaataaatagataaatgaaaaattattatatttgaaaaataaatagagaattattgttatgaatttgcaaaataaatagtttgagaagtaataattttacagaacacgtaatgatgagaataaattaatttttaacattacataacttactacccaatatataaacaataaaattaaaaataaaataaaaaattatgacgtggcagaagtcgtgccaagttggcacgacttcagtatgacatgacagaagtcgtaccaagttgacacgactttagtatgacatggcagaagtcgtgcctaattgggacggcttctgcatatgaagtcgtcctgaaatcgtcccaattaggcacgacttgtctaaatttgtaatttttttaaaacggaccctattttggtaaaaaaaaaaaaataaccccatcatggtcagctattattatgaaaactgttgtatcttttattttatcatttggTTAACTTTTTCTGATCTGAAATCATAGTGATAAATTAAGCCtacaatatataaatttactctgtcttctttgttttcttttgggaacaaaataaattattcaatctCTTTATACTTACTATTtctgttttctatttttatttatttgtccttattattaaattatctttaaaaatagtTTGTCTAATTTGAACTACGAAAATTACGTGGATGTTCATTGAGTTCGTTATCTGATAATCTAATTCAACTTAATTCAGTCTAATTAAAATAGGTTGTGTTTCATTTATGATTTGGTTAaacttaatataattaaaacttaCTCACTCTTATATAAATGGATTTAGTATGGATGAcacaaaactatttttatatatattatagtttttttttaatattttgaattagtcTGAACAAGTTTATTAtgacttaatttattttttacttgaagtttgaactaatttttatagaaaaaaaaaacataatcaattacATATTTGTATGTTATGCTGttaacttttattaatatttatatttttcttatattactAATAACtagatatatttaatttatttttatctatatcctttaatttaaacaactacattttttgtttttttttcattccgttaacttttttttctccaaATAAGGCATAAAAGTACTTTcaaatccttttgtactttgattCATTGGTTAGATGTAGATTATTTGTGGAAGGAGATAGTTTTTAAGTACAATTGTGCTTCTGCTTCATTTCTGTGTGTTACGTTACTTTCGAGAAATAAAGAATAATGGTAATATTCAAGACGCAAAGTTTTGACGTAGCCGGTGGGAAACATATGGAAAGCTAAGACTGTTATGGATAGAAGTTCCCTCAGGTCATGACACAAAACAAGTtcctttattaatttattaaattcaaTAGGTACGATGACAAACACTCAAAGTTATGGTGCATTCCCTAAGAATTTAAATACTAGTGACTGTTATGGTGAATTCAAtagatttttttgttttcaaattatataagaaaatatagtagtttagattttgtttatAGTTTCtcactttttaatttttcaaaaattttcgAATTATTTTACCGTTTTATCGtgaattctgtttttttatatttttatagaatatttactttcaatttaatttttgagataatgtatatttttttttctaattttgacTTCGGATTGTgtatcttattttgattttttttatataaaagctttcatattaggtatcactatgtcacttaagatctcagctaggctgacacctcaagtaacaacaatcatttaccatcacatgaaaaaaaaatattattaaaaaaaaaaaaaaaatacaaaaatacggggggactagaccaaaacccataaagtaacttttttttttataaagtttttgtgttaggcatcactatgcaacttgacatctcagctaagttgacacctcaagtaacaacaatcatctaccatcacatgaaaaaaaatattattaaaaaaagaaaaaaaaaatacaaaaatatgggggaactataccaaaacccatatgttaacacaaacgatacataggtagattatacctatt comes from the Phaseolus vulgaris cultivar G19833 chromosome 8, P. vulgaris v2.0, whole genome shotgun sequence genome and includes:
- the LOC137826567 gene encoding phenolic glucoside malonyltransferase 1-like, giving the protein MKVVEVFNVAPTSESNELPAQTTLPLTFFDILWLRLPPVQRIFFYEFPHPTPLFFDTLLPKLKHSLSLALAHFFPLAGHLTWPLHSQNPIITYKTGDNVSLTVAESHADFNHLAGTDLSEAREIHHLLPHLTISHDEANVLALQVTLFPNSGFSIGVTSHHAVLDGKTSTSFIKSWAYLCREQQQSPFSLPPELSPFYDRKVVQDPNHLEQKYLSDWLKQDGPNNRSLLVWDLQVPEDATRGVFHLSRSDLEKLKQIVVSKKKGNSSNLRLSTFVLSVGYAWVCRVRAEETKNKTVMLALNVDCRARLEPAVPETYFGNCVGGRFAIAETSEILGEEGLIVAVDAVNEGLESLKEGALSGAESWTRLLLEGMKGDVKMIGIAGSPRFDAYSNDFGWGRPKKVEMASIDKTGAFCLSDSRSGDGVEIGFVSTKEAMFTFGSLLLDSLQS